The Pectobacterium carotovorum genome contains a region encoding:
- the dsbG gene encoding thiol:disulfide interchange protein DsbG, which yields MIKRFFLTFALLTLSTSSLAQDTLPDAVKSIEKQGITIIKPFTAPGGVQGWLGSYQGVGVTIYLTPDGKHAISGYMYDEHGNNLSETLIQQEVYVPAGREMWQKLQQAPFITEGSKDAPRKIIVFADPFCPYCKQFWQQAQPWVKAGKVQLQTLLVGVIKPESGRYAAAILAASDPAKAWHEYELSNGKTVPPFPEASSRDIWNNIQHNQRLMDELGANVTPAIYYLNDKNELQQVVGLPDAQQLAEMMGK from the coding sequence ATGATAAAACGCTTCTTCCTCACATTCGCCTTATTGACGCTTTCCACATCGTCACTGGCGCAAGATACCCTGCCGGATGCAGTGAAGAGTATCGAAAAACAGGGCATTACGATCATCAAGCCGTTCACTGCACCCGGCGGCGTGCAAGGCTGGCTGGGTAGTTATCAAGGCGTAGGGGTGACCATCTACTTAACGCCGGACGGTAAGCACGCCATTTCGGGCTATATGTATGACGAACATGGTAACAACCTGAGTGAAACGCTGATTCAGCAGGAAGTGTATGTGCCTGCCGGTCGGGAAATGTGGCAGAAACTACAGCAGGCGCCGTTTATCACTGAAGGCTCGAAGGATGCGCCGCGTAAAATCATCGTCTTTGCTGACCCGTTCTGCCCGTACTGCAAACAGTTCTGGCAGCAGGCACAGCCGTGGGTAAAAGCAGGAAAAGTGCAGTTACAAACGCTGCTGGTCGGCGTCATCAAACCGGAAAGCGGACGTTATGCCGCGGCGATTCTTGCCGCCAGCGATCCAGCCAAAGCCTGGCATGAGTATGAACTGTCGAACGGCAAAACGGTGCCCCCGTTCCCCGAGGCTTCATCACGCGACATCTGGAATAACATTCAGCATAATCAGCGACTCATGGATGAATTAGGCGCCAACGTCACGCCTGCCATCTATTACCTGAATGATAAGAATGAATTACAGCAGGTCGTCGGGCTGCCAGATGCACAGCAGTTGGCGGAGATGATGGGGAAATAA
- a CDS encoding AAA domain-containing protein, translating to MDERKYLVLTRSKQSEFKNTTKAVTDVTLSGDKMCVTFQNGKPFTYNRENVLFFANPDAINTEGSIVRFKKESMREWDEVLTFDNQYLVFFNNGYSKAFPIDDVEIIPNIAHRKETKHLISYYRHIAKFLKDSELSESAHYYYENKLNRIRDDSVLSRYISPSQLPTEHCSLPLFPFGINPSQREAVIKGLTSKISLIQGPPGTGKTQTILNMIANLVCQNKTIAVVSGNNEATKNIYDKLEEKGFPFISASLGSKELQDEFFAKENNIPDLSHWALSENDLIKNREIIANTDTLISELLELKNEQAKVQELISRLEIESKYFDNYFSIDPINPSKWSFGNRWSTPNLMRFMAEVEHFSEKETLPWSRKFTWLLKYGIYKFKDLKVLSGELFKGLISEYYRRRKQELAEKKRTIDKKLRQHNFDEQLKQYTHCSMALFRHHIFSTHHHMDRVEFTYRSYKNHFADFVKRFPVVLSTTDSIINNKGDNELFDYIIVDEASQVNLLTGILAMACAKNMIVVGDLKQIPHIPNKSLIAAQPDIDTQFDIHTNYSYRTESLLSSVNKVFAKEAPSTLLKEHYRCHPRIIDFCNQKYYNGQLVIMTHSDTEPFKIFKTTPGNHTRKAPGGKSQVNSRELDVIKQEVLEADLANVGPEKIGIVTPYRAQVEKANGLIDRKKIKIDTAHKFQGREKDIIIYSPTANWADTFNDSPNLINVAVSRAKEKFIMVMSASLFKQQGTNIGDLIRHIEYQSMSPNIFESKIASIFDCLYSEFAPVLQELKSKMKVISQFDSENLMATLLEKILADKMFTSFMYKHNYTLGLLIKDFSILTEAEQQFSQNPNSHIDFLICNKLDKLPVLAIEVDGHRTHALDPKQLARDAKKNSILFKLGIPLLRFPTTGSEEEKKIRKALEEIITFIPESDTEQHESVC from the coding sequence ATGGATGAGCGGAAGTACTTGGTTCTAACCAGAAGCAAGCAAAGTGAATTCAAAAACACGACAAAAGCAGTCACTGATGTCACGCTATCAGGCGACAAAATGTGCGTCACTTTTCAGAATGGAAAACCTTTCACCTATAACAGAGAAAACGTCCTGTTTTTTGCTAACCCAGACGCTATCAACACTGAAGGTTCCATTGTTAGATTCAAAAAAGAATCAATGAGAGAATGGGATGAAGTATTAACTTTTGATAACCAGTATCTCGTTTTCTTCAACAATGGATATAGCAAAGCCTTCCCCATCGATGACGTAGAAATAATACCCAATATCGCGCACAGGAAAGAGACAAAACACCTTATCAGCTATTATCGTCATATCGCCAAATTTTTAAAAGACTCGGAGCTGTCTGAATCAGCACACTATTATTATGAAAATAAGCTCAACCGTATAAGAGACGACTCCGTGCTGAGTCGCTATATTAGCCCCTCTCAGTTACCAACAGAACATTGCTCATTACCCCTTTTCCCTTTTGGGATAAACCCATCACAGCGTGAAGCCGTTATTAAGGGGCTAACATCAAAAATAAGTCTTATTCAAGGTCCACCCGGAACAGGAAAAACACAGACTATACTCAATATGATTGCCAATCTGGTCTGTCAAAATAAGACGATTGCTGTAGTTTCAGGGAACAATGAGGCAACAAAAAATATTTATGATAAATTAGAAGAAAAAGGCTTCCCGTTTATCTCAGCCAGTCTTGGCAGCAAAGAATTACAGGATGAATTTTTCGCCAAGGAAAATAATATCCCCGATCTTTCTCATTGGGCGCTTTCTGAAAATGACCTGATAAAAAACAGAGAGATTATTGCCAACACGGACACATTGATTTCCGAGCTACTTGAGCTAAAAAATGAGCAAGCCAAAGTTCAGGAACTAATCAGTAGGCTTGAGATCGAAAGCAAATATTTTGATAATTATTTCTCTATTGATCCAATAAACCCATCTAAATGGTCTTTTGGCAACCGTTGGTCAACACCCAATCTGATGAGATTTATGGCTGAGGTGGAGCACTTCTCAGAAAAAGAAACGCTGCCGTGGTCACGAAAGTTTACCTGGCTATTAAAATATGGAATTTACAAATTCAAGGATCTCAAAGTCCTTTCTGGTGAATTGTTCAAAGGACTCATCTCTGAGTATTATCGAAGAAGAAAACAAGAGCTTGCAGAAAAAAAACGGACAATAGATAAAAAATTAAGGCAACACAATTTCGATGAACAGCTAAAGCAGTATACTCATTGTTCGATGGCACTATTCAGGCACCACATTTTCTCAACCCATCACCACATGGATCGCGTTGAATTCACTTATAGATCTTATAAAAATCATTTCGCCGACTTTGTTAAGCGGTTTCCTGTTGTCCTGAGCACAACCGATTCCATCATTAACAATAAGGGTGATAATGAGCTCTTTGACTATATCATTGTTGATGAGGCATCACAGGTAAACCTGCTCACAGGCATATTAGCTATGGCGTGTGCCAAAAATATGATTGTCGTCGGTGATTTAAAGCAAATCCCCCATATTCCAAACAAGTCGCTCATCGCCGCTCAGCCTGATATTGACACGCAATTTGATATCCATACCAATTATAGTTATCGAACAGAAAGCCTCTTGTCGTCTGTAAACAAGGTGTTCGCTAAGGAAGCCCCCTCCACGCTGCTCAAAGAGCACTATCGTTGCCACCCTCGGATCATCGACTTCTGTAATCAGAAATATTACAACGGCCAGCTTGTCATCATGACGCATTCAGACACTGAGCCATTTAAGATTTTCAAAACAACGCCAGGCAATCACACCCGCAAAGCACCTGGCGGCAAAAGCCAAGTCAACTCTCGTGAGTTGGACGTAATTAAACAAGAAGTACTTGAAGCCGATTTAGCCAATGTAGGTCCAGAAAAAATCGGTATCGTTACGCCTTATCGCGCACAGGTTGAAAAAGCTAACGGTCTTATTGATAGAAAAAAGATAAAAATAGATACCGCACACAAGTTTCAAGGACGTGAAAAAGACATCATCATATATAGCCCAACCGCGAACTGGGCAGATACATTTAATGACAGTCCGAATTTAATTAATGTCGCCGTATCGCGAGCAAAAGAAAAATTCATTATGGTAATGTCAGCCAGTTTATTCAAACAGCAAGGTACGAATATTGGTGATTTAATACGGCACATAGAATACCAATCTATGTCACCTAATATCTTTGAAAGTAAAATCGCTTCAATATTCGACTGTTTGTATAGCGAGTTTGCACCTGTTTTACAAGAACTTAAAAGCAAGATGAAAGTTATATCTCAGTTTGATTCTGAAAATCTAATGGCTACGCTTTTGGAAAAAATCCTTGCTGATAAGATGTTTACTTCATTCATGTACAAACATAATTATACGTTAGGATTGCTGATAAAGGATTTCAGCATACTCACTGAGGCTGAGCAGCAATTTTCCCAGAATCCGAATAGCCATATAGATTTTCTGATCTGCAACAAGCTGGATAAACTCCCTGTACTTGCAATAGAAGTCGATGGCCACCGAACCCACGCCCTCGATCCTAAACAATTAGCGCGGGACGCGAAGAAAAACAGTATTCTATTTAAGTTAGGAATCCCATTATTGCGTTTTCCAACAACAGGAAGCGAGGAAGAGAAAAAAATTCGCAAAGCACTAGAAGAGATTATCACTTTCATACCAGAATCTGATACAGAACAACATGAGTCGGTGTGTTAA
- a CDS encoding DUF1266 domain-containing protein → MMELDVILMEPEYQRWLMALSAPMVALNIKYGARFCEPTFYEPGEPISLSNSWGITSREGLISMINDMTDGGHAERLAYYYHLWHHLTASEWQQHCANQSEEAQGVLTLVSETAALCGEGGIRAWDLGRMSFLSRIGLLNGWISEKENLWIHTRLADRARYYYRSWDNYYAAFLIGRTYWLSSDEEDPEFQRYVFSNCSQIPDYIDQIGTLYTHPDCPIHDLDWDVDPIEMDKPESLPEAEI, encoded by the coding sequence ATGATGGAATTGGACGTTATTCTGATGGAACCTGAATATCAGCGCTGGCTGATGGCGCTTTCCGCCCCGATGGTCGCACTCAATATCAAGTACGGTGCCCGCTTCTGCGAGCCGACCTTTTATGAGCCCGGTGAACCCATCAGTCTGAGCAACAGCTGGGGCATTACGTCCCGCGAAGGCCTGATCTCAATGATTAACGATATGACAGACGGCGGCCATGCCGAGCGTCTGGCGTATTACTATCACCTTTGGCACCACCTGACGGCATCCGAATGGCAGCAGCATTGCGCCAATCAATCTGAAGAAGCGCAGGGTGTACTCACACTGGTGAGCGAAACGGCCGCGCTATGCGGTGAAGGCGGGATCCGCGCCTGGGATTTGGGCCGCATGAGTTTTCTGAGCCGCATCGGATTACTCAACGGCTGGATTAGCGAAAAAGAGAACTTGTGGATTCACACCCGGCTGGCCGACAGGGCGCGTTACTATTACCGCAGTTGGGATAATTATTACGCCGCGTTCTTAATCGGCCGCACCTACTGGCTTTCCTCGGATGAGGAAGACCCGGAATTCCAGCGCTACGTTTTCAGCAACTGTAGCCAGATTCCTGACTACATTGACCAGATCGGCACGCTCTATACCCACCCGGACTGCCCGATTCATGACCTCGACTGGGATGTTGATCCGATAGAAATGGATAAGCCCGAGTCCTTACCAGAAGCGGAAATATAA
- a CDS encoding J domain-containing protein, with amino-acid sequence MDTLCWERLGIEPTQDLDVIRQAYRQKIPQFHPETDPEGFKQLRDAYDTACKLAKNPMPSGDEEHAAAESHDASPTTEHADPQAEALVNAFDRLLSNPAERVVPLYWEHYIQLLNQHAFDVIDHIRWPLLQRLMSESCISIRCVRTLAERLRWQQRQGELSGDGVEDVRHFLDSLDYDDLFDFSLLSHLSLPAQLETIFYFQQANGTYWNRPAFMLGTLLRNPTAIYWPDSPALMQKLARWHSHAGVPNAILRDYCLQQLDTTPNDAEWLALSASLCSLAGEDEQAFTLWLTLYQHTHHAQAEHWLIDWCKQHQPDALPLLIQSFNTTPAPDLTGLALDDPRQRFFISQHNTQMLIRWGEALKLPLSPVAESYARWKLGKQELRDIYRHLLLHSGDTIQDRLYWHASMLTVGNERLLQDILAQPLPDEPLYALILQGLQFQASQRLSWLDTSGAIHTFTEWLYSPSEEALPSVFTNQKSSAWLQAQTWLRQWRPLSLNQLNKLYSSGIHTEEIDPINDCLVELSARYKCDASLAPQGVETPQDLSVREELRQAILIALMMTDPTSCLDLPRQSVLPELALTHPAHSLSRRFRKAECRNGDAVTPLKKQLDLTEPLHYHCWMNFPISIEEYLSSGEIYSESAASHFYLTDEHWQSELAASPIIYQIFFHAFYALVGEEEQAEQHLERLATLPIETEQEEAIRTAFTEGSDELDKQLKQLSDDKRVTLIGKLIQSCAKDDSFLFDNSDQGFLAEHVSYPHEDVTLRLVAKILLQCADRRERLFKASQAKKSYWWQFWRTNARIGRLGFLMQGGLGSYFLYRASDWIGSPPAYIEGLLMVLIVINLLIAARRRYNDIGSSTPWVMSVFSVLIPIFLLLPLLAPSINRWNQFGPPPAGKKTGTDTTPI; translated from the coding sequence ATGGACACACTGTGCTGGGAGCGATTAGGCATTGAGCCGACGCAGGATCTGGATGTTATCCGTCAGGCTTATCGTCAGAAAATACCGCAGTTTCACCCGGAAACCGACCCCGAGGGCTTTAAGCAGCTGCGCGATGCGTACGATACCGCCTGCAAGCTGGCGAAAAACCCCATGCCGTCGGGTGATGAAGAACACGCCGCCGCAGAATCGCATGACGCGTCCCCGACAACCGAGCATGCCGATCCCCAGGCAGAAGCGCTGGTTAACGCGTTTGATCGGCTGCTAAGCAATCCGGCCGAGCGCGTCGTTCCGCTGTATTGGGAACATTATATTCAGCTACTGAACCAACACGCTTTCGATGTGATCGATCACATTCGCTGGCCGCTGCTCCAGCGCCTGATGAGCGAGTCTTGCATCTCCATCCGCTGTGTCCGCACGCTGGCCGAACGCCTGCGTTGGCAGCAGCGGCAGGGTGAGCTGTCTGGCGACGGGGTGGAAGATGTCCGTCACTTCCTCGACTCGCTCGACTACGACGATCTCTTCGATTTTTCCCTGTTGTCGCACCTGAGTCTACCCGCACAGCTAGAAACCATCTTCTATTTCCAGCAGGCTAACGGAACGTACTGGAACCGTCCGGCATTTATGCTGGGCACGCTGCTGCGCAATCCGACCGCGATTTATTGGCCTGACAGCCCGGCGCTGATGCAAAAACTGGCGCGCTGGCACAGCCATGCCGGTGTTCCTAACGCCATACTGCGCGATTACTGTCTGCAACAGTTGGACACAACACCGAACGATGCGGAATGGCTTGCGCTCAGCGCCAGCCTCTGTTCACTGGCCGGAGAAGACGAACAGGCGTTCACGCTGTGGCTGACGCTTTATCAGCACACTCATCATGCACAGGCGGAACACTGGCTGATCGACTGGTGTAAACAGCACCAGCCGGATGCCCTTCCTTTACTGATTCAGTCGTTCAACACTACGCCAGCGCCGGATCTGACAGGGTTAGCGCTGGACGATCCGCGCCAGCGTTTCTTTATTTCACAGCACAACACCCAGATGCTGATACGCTGGGGAGAAGCGCTGAAGCTGCCGCTGTCGCCTGTGGCGGAAAGCTATGCCCGCTGGAAGCTCGGCAAGCAGGAGCTGCGGGATATCTACCGACACCTGCTGCTGCACAGTGGGGATACCATTCAGGATCGCCTGTATTGGCACGCCAGCATGTTAACCGTGGGTAATGAGCGCCTGTTACAGGATATTCTGGCGCAGCCGTTGCCCGATGAACCGCTGTATGCGTTGATCTTACAGGGGTTACAGTTTCAGGCGTCGCAGCGCCTATCCTGGCTGGACACCTCCGGCGCAATCCACACCTTCACGGAATGGCTGTATTCGCCGTCAGAAGAGGCGTTGCCCAGCGTGTTCACTAACCAGAAATCCTCCGCCTGGCTGCAAGCGCAAACCTGGCTGCGGCAATGGCGTCCACTGTCGCTGAATCAGTTGAATAAGCTGTATAGCAGCGGCATACATACGGAAGAAATCGACCCGATCAATGATTGTCTGGTCGAGCTGTCAGCACGCTACAAGTGCGATGCGTCTCTGGCGCCGCAAGGGGTAGAGACGCCGCAGGATCTCAGCGTCAGAGAGGAACTGAGACAGGCGATTCTGATCGCATTAATGATGACCGATCCAACATCCTGTCTGGATTTACCGCGCCAGTCGGTGCTGCCTGAACTGGCCTTAACCCACCCAGCACATTCACTCTCTCGACGCTTCCGCAAGGCAGAATGCCGCAATGGCGATGCGGTTACACCGCTGAAAAAGCAGTTGGATCTCACCGAGCCGCTGCACTATCACTGCTGGATGAACTTCCCTATCTCTATTGAGGAATATCTCAGCAGCGGCGAGATTTACAGCGAGTCTGCGGCGAGCCATTTTTATCTTACCGATGAACACTGGCAATCGGAGTTGGCAGCGTCACCCATCATTTACCAGATCTTTTTTCACGCGTTCTATGCCCTTGTGGGAGAGGAAGAGCAGGCCGAACAACACCTTGAGCGGCTGGCCACGCTCCCCATAGAAACGGAACAGGAAGAAGCAATCCGCACCGCCTTTACCGAAGGGTCGGACGAGCTGGACAAACAGCTAAAACAGCTCTCCGATGACAAGCGGGTCACCCTCATCGGCAAGCTGATTCAAAGCTGTGCAAAAGATGACTCGTTCCTGTTTGATAACAGCGATCAGGGGTTTTTAGCCGAGCATGTGTCCTACCCACACGAAGACGTCACGCTGAGGCTGGTCGCAAAAATCCTGCTGCAATGCGCCGATCGGCGCGAACGCCTGTTCAAAGCATCACAGGCTAAAAAGAGCTACTGGTGGCAGTTCTGGCGCACGAATGCTCGCATTGGCCGTCTTGGTTTCCTGATGCAGGGCGGGTTGGGAAGTTATTTTCTCTATCGCGCGAGTGACTGGATCGGGTCGCCGCCGGCATATATTGAAGGGCTGCTGATGGTGCTTATCGTGATCAATCTGCTGATTGCTGCACGTCGACGCTATAACGATATCGGTTCCAGTACGCCGTGGGTGATGAGTGTCTTTAGCGTACTCATCCCGATATTTCTGCTGCTCCCTCTGTTGGCGCCAAGTATTAACCGCTGGAACCAATTCGGGCCGCCACCGGCTGGCAAGAAAACCGGAACCGACACCACGCCTATCTGA
- the gorA gene encoding glutathione-disulfide reductase — protein sequence MTKHYDYLAIGGGSGGIASINRAAMYGKKCALIEAKYLGGTCVNVGCVPKKVMWHAAQIAEAIHQYGPDYGFDTTVNQFNWGTLVKNRSAYIDRIHQSYDNVLGKNKVDVIHGFARFVDAHTVEVNGEKITADHILIATGGRPVHPAIPGAEYGIDSDGFFELDALPKRTAIVGAGYIAVEIAGVLNGLGSETHLFVRKHAPLRSFDPLIVDTLVEVMNTEGPTLHTESIPKAIVKNADGSLTLELENGQSQTVDCLIWAIGREPATDNLNLSVTGVELNDKGYINVDKFQNTNVPGIYAVGDNTGAVELTPVAVAAGRRLSERLFNNKPDEHLDYSNIPTVVFSHPPIGTVGLTEPQAREQYGDDQVKVYKSAFTAMYTAVTQHRQPCRMKLVCVGKEEKIVGIHGIGFGMDEMLQGFAVAVKMGATKKDFDNTVAIHPTASEEFVTMR from the coding sequence ATGACCAAACACTATGACTACCTTGCTATTGGCGGCGGCAGCGGCGGTATTGCGTCTATCAACCGCGCGGCGATGTATGGAAAAAAATGTGCGTTGATCGAAGCAAAATATCTGGGCGGCACCTGCGTCAACGTCGGCTGTGTGCCGAAGAAAGTGATGTGGCATGCGGCGCAGATTGCCGAAGCGATCCATCAGTACGGGCCGGATTACGGATTCGATACTACGGTGAACCAGTTCAACTGGGGCACGTTGGTCAAGAACCGTAGCGCCTACATCGATCGTATCCACCAGTCATACGATAACGTGCTGGGCAAGAATAAGGTCGATGTTATCCACGGTTTTGCCCGCTTTGTCGATGCGCACACGGTGGAAGTGAACGGCGAAAAAATTACGGCTGACCATATCCTGATTGCGACGGGCGGTCGTCCGGTTCACCCTGCTATTCCCGGTGCGGAGTACGGTATCGATTCCGACGGTTTCTTTGAGCTGGATGCGTTGCCGAAGCGTACCGCGATTGTCGGTGCAGGCTATATCGCGGTGGAAATTGCTGGCGTGCTGAACGGGCTGGGGTCTGAAACCCACCTGTTTGTACGCAAACACGCGCCGCTGCGCAGCTTTGATCCGCTGATTGTCGATACGCTGGTGGAAGTGATGAACACCGAAGGGCCGACGCTGCATACCGAATCAATCCCGAAAGCGATTGTGAAGAATGCCGATGGCAGCCTGACGCTGGAGTTGGAAAACGGTCAGTCACAAACCGTCGACTGCCTGATTTGGGCGATCGGTCGCGAACCGGCGACGGATAACCTGAACCTGAGCGTCACGGGTGTAGAGCTGAACGACAAAGGCTACATCAACGTCGATAAATTCCAGAACACCAACGTCCCCGGTATTTACGCTGTTGGCGATAACACCGGTGCCGTTGAGCTTACGCCGGTTGCCGTCGCGGCGGGGCGTCGTTTGTCCGAACGTCTGTTTAACAACAAGCCGGACGAGCATCTGGACTACAGCAATATTCCAACCGTCGTCTTCAGCCACCCGCCGATTGGTACTGTCGGGCTGACCGAACCGCAGGCGCGTGAGCAGTACGGTGACGATCAGGTAAAAGTGTATAAATCTGCTTTCACCGCGATGTACACCGCTGTCACGCAGCACCGCCAGCCGTGCCGTATGAAGCTGGTCTGCGTAGGTAAAGAGGAAAAAATCGTCGGCATCCACGGCATCGGTTTTGGTATGGATGAGATGCTGCAAGGCTTCGCGGTTGCCGTCAAAATGGGCGCGACCAAGAAAGACTTCGACAACACTGTCGCTATCCACCCGACCGCGTCGGAAGAGTTTGTGACGATGCGATGA
- a CDS encoding 23S rRNA (adenine(2030)-N(6))-methyltransferase RlmJ, translating to MLSYRHSFHAGNHADVLKHTVQSLIITALKEKEKPFLYLDTHAGAGRYQLSGEHAERTGEYLDGIAKIWQRDDIPAELEPYMQAVHTYNHNGQLRYYPGSPLIARQLLREQDKLHLTELHPSDFPLLRNEFQKDSRAKVLRDDGYQQLKSQLPPLSRRGFMLIDPPYELKTDYQAVVKGIQEGHKRFATGVFALWYPVVLRQHIKRMLKELEATGIRNILQIELAVLPDSDRYGMTASGMIVINPPWKLAAQMKSVLPWLHSVLVPEGTGHTLVEQIVPE from the coding sequence ATGTTAAGTTACCGCCACAGTTTCCATGCCGGCAATCACGCCGACGTGCTGAAACACACCGTTCAGAGCCTGATCATCACTGCCCTGAAAGAGAAAGAAAAACCTTTCCTGTATCTGGATACCCACGCGGGTGCCGGTCGCTATCAGCTTAGCGGCGAACACGCCGAGCGCACAGGCGAGTATCTGGATGGCATCGCGAAAATCTGGCAGCGTGACGATATTCCGGCTGAACTCGAACCTTACATGCAGGCCGTGCATACCTATAACCACAATGGCCAGTTGCGCTATTACCCCGGTTCCCCGCTGATTGCGCGCCAGCTGCTGCGCGAGCAGGACAAGCTCCATTTGACCGAGCTGCACCCCAGCGATTTCCCGCTGCTGCGCAATGAGTTTCAGAAAGATTCGCGCGCCAAAGTGCTGCGTGACGATGGCTACCAGCAATTGAAATCCCAACTGCCGCCGCTTTCCCGCCGCGGTTTCATGCTGATCGACCCGCCGTATGAGTTGAAAACGGACTATCAGGCCGTGGTGAAAGGCATTCAGGAAGGGCATAAACGTTTTGCTACCGGCGTCTTTGCGCTGTGGTATCCGGTGGTGCTGCGTCAGCACATCAAACGTATGCTGAAAGAGCTGGAAGCCACGGGTATTCGCAATATCCTGCAAATTGAGCTGGCGGTGCTGCCGGACAGCGATCGCTACGGCATGACGGCGTCGGGCATGATTGTGATTAACCCGCCGTGGAAGCTGGCAGCGCAGATGAAGAGCGTGCTGCCGTGGCTGCATAGCGTGCTGGTACCGGAAGGCACCGGACATACGCTGGTGGAGCAAATCGTACCGGAGTAA
- a CDS encoding LysE family translocator, producing MTLTESLIAFTFAATLLTLTPGLDTALILRTATVEGSKKAFHAAFGIQVGCLIWGAMVAFGLGTLIAASELAYNILKWCGAAYLCWLGLQMILKPRTEMVMATSSQDAPKHQNWFLRGMLGNVLNPKVGVFYVSFLPQFIPAGHSVVLWTYLLVLIHVVIGTVWSSTLIAATRPLSRFLRRGPVVKWMDRTTGVLFLAFAARLAFSRR from the coding sequence GTGACCCTGACCGAATCGCTGATTGCTTTTACGTTTGCGGCGACGCTGCTGACTCTGACGCCGGGTTTAGACACGGCGTTGATTTTACGCACCGCGACCGTTGAAGGCAGTAAAAAAGCCTTCCATGCCGCGTTTGGTATTCAAGTGGGCTGCCTGATTTGGGGCGCGATGGTGGCATTTGGTCTGGGAACGCTGATTGCAGCCTCGGAGTTGGCCTATAACATCCTGAAATGGTGCGGGGCGGCGTATCTCTGCTGGCTGGGTCTGCAAATGATCCTGAAACCCAGAACAGAGATGGTGATGGCGACGTCATCACAAGACGCACCGAAACATCAGAACTGGTTTCTCCGCGGCATGTTGGGCAACGTATTAAACCCGAAAGTGGGTGTGTTCTACGTTTCATTTCTGCCACAATTTATTCCTGCTGGCCATTCAGTGGTGCTGTGGACGTACCTGCTCGTGCTTATTCATGTTGTTATCGGCACGGTGTGGTCGTCTACGCTGATTGCTGCTACGCGCCCACTGTCACGCTTTCTGCGTCGCGGCCCGGTCGTGAAATGGATGGACCGAACGACAGGTGTTCTTTTTCTGGCATTCGCTGCGCGTCTGGCTTTTTCACGGCGGTAG
- a CDS encoding siderophore-interacting protein → MSLATRTTSSAYRLFNLRLESKTLLSPSLARCVFTGPEVRQMKLDAPDQRIKLLLASESGELTPMAVSDTWYQDYLALPRERRPILRTYTLRSVSQESQQTAIDFVLHGDTGPASSWANHAKPGDTLQIVAPNAEADGDSGGYEWVPHDGVEQVLLIADETALPAAMGILEQLATQSSPPSVQAFFEVPKVADCVTSGNFPFAQIHWLPREETGSTVWGERLLAAVQQDVKIPASACTNRDEIAQETPEDELLWERATAHRPFYAWAAGESSAIKRLRRYLLDERHLDKETINFMAYWSHR, encoded by the coding sequence ATGTCTTTAGCTACCCGTACAACGTCTTCAGCCTATCGGTTGTTCAACTTACGCTTAGAGAGTAAGACGTTACTCTCACCTTCATTAGCTCGCTGTGTGTTCACCGGCCCAGAAGTGCGCCAGATGAAACTGGACGCGCCGGATCAGCGCATCAAGCTGCTGCTCGCCAGTGAAAGCGGGGAACTGACGCCGATGGCCGTGAGCGATACCTGGTATCAGGACTATCTGGCGCTGCCGCGTGAGCGTCGCCCGATTTTGCGTACCTATACGCTGCGTTCCGTCTCACAGGAATCACAGCAGACGGCGATCGATTTTGTGCTGCACGGTGATACCGGGCCTGCCTCAAGCTGGGCGAATCACGCTAAGCCGGGCGATACGCTACAGATTGTCGCGCCCAATGCGGAAGCGGATGGCGACAGCGGCGGCTATGAGTGGGTACCGCACGATGGCGTTGAGCAGGTACTGCTGATTGCGGATGAAACGGCGCTGCCAGCGGCGATGGGGATTCTTGAACAACTGGCTACCCAGTCTTCTCCGCCGTCGGTACAGGCTTTTTTTGAAGTGCCGAAAGTAGCGGACTGCGTGACATCGGGCAACTTCCCTTTTGCACAGATTCACTGGCTGCCGCGTGAGGAAACCGGCAGCACAGTATGGGGTGAGCGCCTGCTGGCTGCGGTGCAACAGGACGTGAAGATTCCGGCCAGCGCCTGTACCAACCGAGATGAAATCGCGCAGGAGACGCCAGAAGACGAACTACTGTGGGAACGGGCAACGGCACATCGCCCGTTTTACGCGTGGGCGGCGGGAGAGTCTTCCGCCATCAAACGGCTGCGCCGCTATCTGCTCGACGAGCGGCACCTCGATAAAGAGACAATCAACTTTATGGCGTACTGGTCGCATCGCTAA